In the genome of Bradyrhizobium arachidis, one region contains:
- a CDS encoding aminotransferase, translating into MTDIKTVAERDRSSVLHPFTQLKDFATGKIGDPTIVTDGRGVSIKDAEGRSYIDGFAGLYCVNVGYGRTEVAEAIARQAYKLAYYHTYAAHTTEELATLSDRLVRMAPGAPSKVFYGLSGSDANETQAKLVWYYNNLRGQPRRKKIISRERGYHGCSVISGSMTGMSFYHDHMDLPFPGILHTGSPHHYWGAEPGETEDSFSRRRAAELEQLILREGPETIGAFIAEPVLGTGGITPPPTGYWREIQTVLRRYDVLLIADEVICGFGRTGADFGSILYGMEPDLVTVAKGLTSGYMPLSAAIVGQRVYNVMEEAADRVGAFSHGYTYSGHPIAAAAANAVLDIFEKEELTNRAKTVGSHFQKRLKERFAQLEIVGEVRGVGLLGAIEFVADRQTKRRFDPQIKVGARISKAARDRGLIARAMPHGDILGFAPPLIVSEPEIDEMIDLAYRATKQVMDELAKESQTT; encoded by the coding sequence ATGACTGATATCAAGACTGTCGCTGAACGAGATCGCTCCAGTGTTCTGCATCCCTTTACTCAGCTCAAGGATTTCGCGACAGGTAAAATCGGCGATCCAACCATCGTAACGGACGGCAGGGGTGTCAGTATCAAGGATGCAGAAGGGCGCAGTTATATTGACGGGTTCGCTGGTCTCTATTGTGTAAACGTCGGCTACGGCCGCACGGAGGTCGCCGAGGCAATTGCGCGCCAAGCATACAAGCTGGCTTACTATCATACTTATGCTGCCCATACGACCGAAGAGCTGGCAACTCTGTCGGACCGCCTCGTGCGCATGGCACCGGGTGCGCCGAGCAAGGTGTTTTATGGGCTGTCTGGATCCGATGCCAACGAGACACAAGCGAAGCTCGTCTGGTACTACAATAATTTGCGTGGTCAGCCCAGGAGAAAGAAGATCATCTCGCGCGAGCGGGGTTATCATGGTTGCTCAGTGATTTCCGGCTCGATGACCGGCATGTCCTTCTACCACGACCACATGGATCTACCCTTTCCAGGCATTCTGCATACCGGGAGCCCGCATCACTACTGGGGAGCTGAGCCGGGTGAAACGGAGGACTCTTTCTCTCGCCGACGTGCGGCTGAACTTGAGCAGCTGATCCTGCGCGAGGGGCCGGAAACGATCGGCGCCTTTATCGCTGAGCCCGTGCTGGGTACGGGGGGCATCACGCCGCCGCCGACCGGGTATTGGCGTGAAATCCAGACAGTTCTCAGGCGGTACGATGTGCTTCTGATCGCCGACGAGGTGATCTGTGGCTTCGGCCGAACGGGCGCAGACTTCGGCAGCATCCTCTATGGGATGGAGCCAGATTTGGTGACTGTCGCCAAAGGTCTGACATCAGGTTACATGCCGCTCTCGGCCGCCATCGTCGGTCAGCGGGTCTACAACGTCATGGAGGAGGCGGCCGATCGAGTCGGTGCATTCTCTCATGGGTATACTTATTCTGGCCACCCAATTGCGGCCGCTGCAGCAAACGCAGTACTCGACATCTTCGAAAAGGAGGAGCTAACCAACCGCGCCAAAACGGTTGGCTCGCACTTCCAAAAGCGACTGAAGGAACGGTTTGCGCAGCTCGAGATCGTCGGGGAAGTGCGAGGCGTGGGCTTGCTCGGCGCGATCGAGTTTGTTGCAGATCGCCAAACCAAACGTCGATTTGATCCGCAGATCAAGGTGGGCGCCCGCATATCGAAGGCGGCCCGTGATAGAGGCCTGATTGCGCGAGCAATGCCGCACGGAGATATTCTTGGTTTCGCTCCCCCTCTCATTGTATCTGAGCCTGAGATAGATGAGATGATTGATCTCGCGTACCGAGCGACGAAGCAGGTGATGGACGAGCTCGCGAAAGAATCGCAAACCACTTGA
- a CDS encoding Lrp/AsnC family transcriptional regulator, with the protein MNYDRIDVRILEIVQKNNRLTSEVIGEMAGLSPTACQRRMKRLRSEGIIEADVSIVSARAVGRPIQMLVLVNLERERSDIIDRFKKAIKTSDEVVNGFYVTGDADFVLYITARTMEDYEQFTRRFFYENSDIKGFKTMVIMDRVKAGFAVPIEPPPND; encoded by the coding sequence ATGAATTACGATCGAATAGACGTCCGGATCCTAGAGATCGTGCAGAAGAACAACCGTCTGACTTCCGAGGTCATCGGCGAAATGGCGGGGCTTTCCCCAACCGCGTGTCAACGCCGAATGAAGAGACTCCGTTCGGAAGGTATCATTGAGGCCGACGTTTCTATCGTCTCCGCAAGGGCGGTAGGACGACCTATTCAGATGCTTGTGCTTGTGAACCTGGAACGGGAGCGTTCAGATATCATCGATAGATTCAAGAAGGCCATCAAAACGTCAGATGAAGTCGTCAATGGATTCTACGTCACCGGCGATGCTGACTTCGTCCTCTACATCACCGCTCGTACGATGGAAGACTATGAGCAGTTCACCCGACGGTTCTTCTATGAAAATTCTGACATCAAGGGCTTCAAGACGATGGTCATAATGGATCGCGTGAAAGCGGGCTTTGCTGTTCCGATCGAGCCTCCGCCTAACGACTAA
- a CDS encoding NAD-dependent succinate-semialdehyde dehydrogenase, with protein MSGLAIRHLKNLRRRDFVAGNALIDGRWIVGEKRGIVVDPATGEEIAEVASCSAADMNLAIVAAERSFASWRDLLPVRRGEVLRSWASLMRDHSEELAILVTSEQGKPLAEARHEIAYGAGFLEWFAAEGERAYGETIPSHKLGSLLHVRMQPIGVAAAITPWNFPVAMITRKAGAALAAGCPIIVKPAPETPLSALALARLAEEAGVPRGVLQVLVGKSVELATPLLRDARIRALSFTGSTEVGRLLLEGAADTVKKVSLELGGHAPFIIFDDVDLEKAVKGAMAAKFATSGQDCLAANRIYVQKSIYGAFVEAFAGAAGQLKVGHGLKSATDIGPMTKLSVADKCLSQIDDAVKKGARVFSANQGAGLGPNFVPPTLLSDVTEDMLVAQDETFGPVAAVLPFESEEEVIGRANANEMGLAGYVYTDSLRRALRLSERIECGMLGINTASFTGPPIPFGGWKQSGLGREGSRHGLAEYMEFKYVCFGDLAN; from the coding sequence TTGTCCGGTCTTGCGATCCGACACCTGAAGAATCTCCGTCGCCGCGATTTTGTGGCGGGAAATGCGCTGATCGACGGACGATGGATTGTGGGCGAGAAAAGAGGGATTGTTGTCGATCCCGCAACCGGAGAAGAGATCGCGGAGGTTGCCTCTTGCTCTGCCGCAGACATGAATCTGGCGATCGTGGCGGCTGAACGGTCGTTTGCTTCTTGGCGCGATTTGCTGCCGGTGCGGCGTGGAGAGGTCCTTAGGTCTTGGGCCTCATTGATGCGCGACCATTCGGAAGAACTCGCAATCCTGGTGACGAGCGAGCAGGGCAAGCCGCTGGCTGAGGCGCGCCACGAAATTGCGTACGGTGCTGGATTCCTCGAATGGTTCGCTGCAGAAGGAGAGCGTGCCTACGGTGAGACAATCCCCAGCCACAAGCTCGGTAGTCTACTTCACGTCAGGATGCAGCCAATCGGGGTTGCGGCGGCCATTACTCCGTGGAATTTTCCTGTCGCGATGATCACTCGAAAGGCGGGGGCTGCTCTTGCGGCCGGTTGTCCGATTATCGTGAAGCCTGCTCCCGAGACGCCGCTCTCTGCTTTGGCCCTGGCCAGACTGGCCGAAGAGGCCGGGGTTCCGCGCGGCGTACTGCAAGTGCTCGTTGGTAAGTCTGTCGAACTGGCGACCCCGCTGTTGCGCGATGCAAGAATACGCGCGCTATCGTTCACCGGTTCTACGGAGGTCGGGCGTTTGCTCCTGGAGGGGGCGGCGGACACGGTCAAGAAGGTGTCGCTCGAGCTGGGCGGGCATGCCCCCTTCATCATCTTCGATGATGTGGATCTCGAAAAGGCTGTTAAGGGGGCGATGGCCGCAAAATTTGCAACCTCCGGGCAGGACTGTCTCGCTGCAAACCGAATCTACGTACAAAAGAGCATCTATGGTGCTTTCGTTGAGGCATTTGCTGGGGCGGCCGGTCAATTGAAGGTCGGTCACGGCCTGAAATCTGCGACCGACATCGGGCCGATGACCAAGTTGTCGGTCGCCGACAAATGTCTGTCCCAAATTGACGATGCGGTGAAAAAGGGCGCGCGAGTATTCTCTGCCAATCAGGGAGCTGGTTTGGGTCCCAACTTCGTTCCTCCGACGCTGCTGAGTGACGTCACGGAAGACATGCTGGTCGCCCAGGACGAGACGTTTGGGCCAGTGGCTGCTGTGCTCCCGTTTGAATCTGAAGAAGAAGTCATAGGCCGAGCCAATGCTAACGAGATGGGGCTGGCCGGGTACGTCTACACAGACAGCTTACGCCGGGCGCTCCGACTTTCTGAGCGAATCGAATGCGGGATGCTGGGTATCAATACGGCATCATTCACTGGGCCGCCGATTCCGTTCGGCGGGTGGAAGCAGTCCGGTCTCGGTCGTGAGGGTTCGAGACACGGCTTAGCCGAATACATGGAATTCAAGTACGTCTGCTTCGGCGATCTAGCGAATTAG
- a CDS encoding MFS transporter produces the protein MTHPSNSAPSGTDGITAPLRYPTFRRIWLASLLTNLGILIQGVGAVWEMTQMTSSADRVALVQTALLLPIMLIAMPAGAIADMHDRRIVGLIALSIELCGATALTVLDWSGFTTPTLLLAFCFAVGSGMALMGPTWQSSVSEQVPSEALPAAVALNGISYNIARSVGPAIGGIIVASAGARAAFALNALLYLPLMLALFLWKRISEPARLPPEKLNRAIVSGVRYIINSPSIRIVLMRSMVIGVIGGAIIALMPLVARDLLHGGAQTYGIMLSAFGLGAVIGALNITKLRKLMTGEAAIRACTLSMGGAMAAVALSREPVLTAAALILAGAVWMMSWVLFSVGVQLSAPRWVAGRSLAAYQAVSSGGIAIGSWGWGQLTDAAGVDTALLVSAALMLASPLLGLWLPMPHIGERGQEAEFLADPEVRLALTGCSGPLVVEIEYRVAQENAHRFHNLMQEIQLFRRRNGAYGWSIARDIADPELWTERYHCPTWLDYLRQRNRSTQSERALDQQAVAFHIGSQPVRVRRMLERPFGSVR, from the coding sequence ATGACGCACCCCTCCAACTCCGCGCCGTCCGGCACCGACGGGATCACGGCGCCGCTGCGCTATCCAACTTTCCGCCGCATCTGGCTTGCGAGTTTGCTAACCAATCTTGGCATTCTGATCCAAGGCGTCGGCGCAGTCTGGGAGATGACCCAGATGACGTCTTCGGCGGATCGAGTGGCGCTGGTGCAGACGGCGCTCCTGCTTCCTATTATGCTGATTGCGATGCCTGCAGGCGCAATTGCCGACATGCACGACCGTCGTATCGTGGGGCTAATTGCACTCTCGATTGAGCTATGCGGAGCAACCGCGCTGACCGTCCTTGACTGGTCGGGTTTCACTACGCCGACTCTATTGCTAGCGTTCTGCTTTGCGGTCGGCAGCGGCATGGCCCTCATGGGCCCCACTTGGCAATCCTCGGTGAGCGAGCAGGTACCCTCAGAAGCACTGCCTGCGGCGGTCGCACTGAACGGCATCAGTTATAACATCGCGCGAAGCGTTGGCCCGGCGATTGGTGGCATTATCGTTGCATCAGCTGGGGCGAGGGCAGCGTTCGCCCTCAACGCGCTACTCTATCTGCCGCTCATGCTCGCGCTTTTCCTTTGGAAGCGCATCTCGGAACCCGCTCGTCTTCCGCCCGAGAAGCTCAACCGTGCCATCGTGTCGGGTGTGCGCTACATCATCAATTCTCCATCGATCAGGATCGTGCTGATGCGTTCAATGGTCATTGGCGTGATCGGCGGGGCGATCATTGCCCTCATGCCCCTGGTAGCGCGCGATCTCCTGCATGGCGGCGCGCAGACCTATGGCATCATGCTCAGCGCCTTCGGTCTGGGCGCCGTGATCGGCGCCCTGAATATCACGAAATTGCGGAAGCTCATGACTGGAGAGGCAGCGATTCGCGCGTGCACTCTGTCTATGGGTGGGGCGATGGCCGCAGTGGCGCTGAGTCGCGAGCCAGTTCTCACAGCAGCCGCTCTGATCTTGGCGGGGGCGGTGTGGATGATGTCCTGGGTGCTGTTTAGCGTTGGGGTGCAGCTTTCGGCCCCACGCTGGGTGGCGGGACGGTCACTCGCGGCCTATCAGGCCGTGAGCTCGGGCGGAATAGCGATTGGTAGCTGGGGTTGGGGCCAACTAACTGATGCCGCTGGAGTGGATACAGCGCTCCTGGTTTCGGCAGCTTTAATGCTCGCCTCCCCACTCCTTGGGCTTTGGCTCCCCATGCCGCACATTGGCGAGCGGGGCCAAGAGGCTGAATTCCTCGCCGACCCAGAGGTGCGGCTAGCGCTGACCGGCTGCAGTGGACCGCTTGTGGTGGAGATTGAATATCGGGTCGCGCAGGAGAATGCGCACCGCTTCCACAATCTCATGCAGGAGATCCAGCTGTTTCGACGACGTAACGGTGCCTACGGGTGGTCGATTGCGCGCGATATAGCGGATCCCGAACTGTGGACGGAGCGGTATCATTGCCCGACATGGCTAGACTATTTGCGCCAGCGCAATCGTTCGACGCAGTCGGAGCGCGCGCTGGACCAGCAAGCGGTGGCTTTCCACATCGGTTCTCAGCCGGTGCGCGTCAGACGCATGCTCGAACGCCCGTTCGGTTCGGTACGCTGA